In the genome of Bradyrhizobium arachidis, one region contains:
- a CDS encoding molybdopterin biosynthesis protein: protein MTMIPKPPDRSALEQEQFLKILSREEALARFEAALFPRALPNEVCKLGAALGAALAEDVTAPIDVPPFDRSNVDGFAVRSSDLAAAGEGAPVRLALNGETIHCGTAPALQVAVGTATAIATGGPLPRGADAVVMVEHTQPTGSDAIDVRRATSPGQFVSYAGSDIARGEALLRAGTVIGSREIGMLAACGIAEVKVARKPRVAVISTGDELVQPGEALASAAIYDTNGAIVTAAINENGGEAVFLGAIPDDEAKLEAAMRSALADADMLVLSGGTSKGAGDLSHRIIGRLGAPGIIAHGVALKPGKPLCLAVCDGKPVVILPGFPTSAMFTFHDMIVPVLRKVAGLPPRSDAKVNATVPVRIASELGRTEFVMVSLVEGKDGLIAYPSGKGSGAITSFAQADGFLRIDALADQMPAGTEAEVTLVTPHVRVPDLVIVGSHCTGLDLVTAQLAHAGLTVRSIAVGSLGGLAAAKRGECDLAPIHLFDDKSETYNTPYLVEGLELVPGWRRMQGIVFRKGDKRFEGLGAKEAVAAALSDPACIMVNRNQGAGTRILIDRLLNGARPEGYWNQPRSHNAVAAAVAQHRADWGMTIAPVAHAVGLGFIPFAEEHYDFALVTARKQRPAVQAFLDALGSDEARAALEHAGFRPA from the coding sequence ATGACCATGATCCCAAAACCGCCAGACCGCAGCGCGCTCGAACAGGAGCAGTTCCTCAAGATCCTTTCGCGCGAGGAGGCGCTGGCGCGCTTCGAGGCGGCGCTGTTCCCGCGTGCGCTTCCGAATGAGGTTTGCAAGCTCGGTGCTGCGCTCGGCGCGGCACTCGCCGAAGACGTCACGGCACCGATCGATGTGCCGCCGTTCGACCGCTCCAATGTCGATGGCTTTGCCGTGCGCTCGTCCGACCTCGCCGCGGCCGGCGAAGGCGCGCCTGTTCGCCTTGCGCTCAACGGCGAGACCATCCATTGCGGCACCGCGCCGGCGCTACAAGTCGCAGTGGGAACCGCAACGGCGATCGCGACCGGCGGTCCGCTGCCGCGCGGCGCCGACGCCGTCGTCATGGTCGAGCATACCCAGCCGACCGGCTCGGATGCGATCGACGTCCGCCGCGCGACATCGCCCGGCCAGTTCGTCTCCTATGCGGGTTCCGACATCGCGCGCGGCGAGGCGCTGCTGCGCGCCGGCACGGTTATCGGGTCGCGCGAGATCGGCATGCTGGCGGCCTGCGGCATCGCCGAGGTGAAAGTCGCACGCAAGCCGCGCGTTGCCGTGATCTCCACCGGCGACGAGCTGGTGCAGCCCGGCGAAGCGCTCGCGTCGGCCGCGATCTACGATACCAATGGTGCGATCGTCACCGCGGCGATCAACGAGAATGGTGGTGAGGCGGTCTTCCTCGGCGCCATTCCCGACGATGAGGCAAAGCTCGAAGCCGCCATGCGCAGCGCGCTGGCGGACGCCGACATGCTGGTCCTCTCCGGCGGTACGTCGAAGGGCGCCGGCGACCTGTCACACCGCATCATCGGCCGGCTCGGGGCACCCGGCATCATCGCGCATGGTGTTGCGCTCAAGCCGGGCAAGCCGCTGTGCCTTGCGGTGTGCGACGGCAAGCCGGTGGTGATCCTGCCGGGCTTTCCGACTTCGGCAATGTTCACCTTCCACGACATGATCGTGCCGGTGTTGCGCAAAGTGGCCGGACTGCCGCCACGCTCCGACGCCAAGGTGAATGCGACGGTACCGGTCCGCATCGCGTCCGAGCTCGGCCGCACCGAATTCGTCATGGTCTCGCTGGTCGAGGGCAAGGACGGCTTGATCGCCTATCCATCCGGCAAGGGCTCCGGTGCGATCACGTCCTTTGCGCAGGCCGATGGTTTTCTGCGCATCGATGCGCTCGCCGACCAGATGCCGGCCGGCACCGAGGCCGAGGTGACGCTGGTCACGCCGCATGTGCGTGTGCCCGATCTCGTCATCGTCGGCAGCCACTGCACTGGCCTCGATCTCGTCACCGCGCAGCTCGCGCATGCCGGGCTCACCGTGCGTTCGATCGCGGTCGGCAGCCTCGGCGGGCTTGCGGCGGCCAAGCGCGGTGAATGCGATCTCGCGCCGATCCATCTGTTCGACGACAAGAGCGAGACCTACAACACACCTTATCTCGTCGAGGGGCTTGAGCTCGTGCCGGGCTGGCGGCGGATGCAGGGCATCGTCTTTCGCAAGGGCGACAAGCGTTTCGAAGGCCTCGGCGCGAAAGAGGCGGTCGCGGCTGCGCTCAGCGATCCCGCCTGCATCATGGTCAACCGCAACCAGGGCGCCGGCACGCGCATCCTGATCGACCGGCTGCTCAACGGCGCGCGCCCCGAAGGCTACTGGAACCAGCCGCGTTCGCATAATGCGGTGGCCGCGGCCGTCGCGCAGCACCGCGCCGACTGGGGCATGACCATTGCGCCGGTCGCCCATGCGGTCGGCCTTGGTTTCATTCCGTTCGCGGAAGAGCATTATGACTTCGCGCTGGTGACGGCGCGCAAGCAGCGGCCGGCGGTGCAGGCCTTTCTTGATGCGCTCGGCTCGGACGAGGCGCGCGCCGCACTGGAGCACGCGGGCTTCCGGCCCGCCTAA
- a CDS encoding ABC transporter substrate-binding protein, with translation MNPARFGLPVAAALAAALLPGAAMAQVSDNVVKIGVLTDMNGPASAPTGQGSVTAAQMAIDDFGGTVLGKPISIVIGDHQLKADIGAGIARRWYDVDQVDLIVDVPVSAVGLAVQNIANEKKKLFITHSTGTADFHGKFCSPYAMQWVFDTRALAVGTADAVVKRGGDSWFFITDDYAFGHSLERDASSVITANGGKVLGSVKPPLATPDLSSFVLQAQASKAKIIGIAAGPPNNMNEIKTGSEFGVFKGGQQMAALLALITDIHGLGLQAAQGLLLTTSFYWDMDDKTREWSKRYFAKMNKMPSMWQAGVYSSVIHYLNAIKDAGTDDPLKVAAKMREKPVEDFFARNGKIREDNLMVHDLWLVQVKTPEESKYPWDYYKILTTISGEKAFGPPDPACALVKK, from the coding sequence GTGAATCCAGCGAGATTTGGACTGCCGGTCGCGGCTGCCTTGGCGGCAGCGCTATTGCCGGGTGCCGCAATGGCGCAGGTGTCCGACAATGTCGTCAAGATCGGCGTGCTCACCGACATGAACGGCCCCGCCTCCGCGCCGACGGGCCAGGGCTCGGTGACCGCGGCGCAGATGGCGATCGACGATTTCGGCGGCACTGTGCTCGGCAAGCCGATCAGCATCGTGATCGGCGACCACCAGCTCAAGGCCGACATCGGCGCCGGGATCGCGCGGCGCTGGTACGACGTCGACCAGGTCGATCTGATCGTCGACGTGCCGGTCTCCGCCGTTGGCCTTGCGGTGCAGAACATCGCCAACGAGAAGAAAAAGCTGTTCATCACCCACTCCACCGGCACCGCGGATTTCCACGGCAAGTTCTGCTCGCCTTATGCGATGCAATGGGTGTTCGACACCCGCGCGCTCGCGGTCGGCACCGCGGATGCCGTGGTGAAGCGCGGCGGCGACAGCTGGTTCTTCATCACCGACGACTACGCCTTCGGTCACTCCCTCGAACGCGACGCCTCCAGCGTCATCACCGCCAATGGCGGCAAGGTGCTGGGCTCGGTGAAGCCGCCGCTGGCAACACCCGATCTCTCCTCCTTCGTGCTGCAGGCGCAGGCCTCCAAGGCCAAGATCATCGGCATTGCGGCAGGCCCGCCCAACAACATGAACGAGATCAAGACCGGCTCGGAGTTCGGCGTGTTCAAGGGCGGCCAGCAGATGGCGGCGCTGCTGGCGTTGATCACCGACATCCACGGTCTCGGCCTGCAAGCAGCGCAAGGCCTGCTCCTGACGACGTCGTTCTATTGGGACATGGACGACAAGACCCGCGAGTGGTCGAAGCGCTATTTCGCCAAGATGAACAAGATGCCGTCGATGTGGCAAGCCGGCGTCTATTCGAGCGTGATCCACTATCTCAACGCCATCAAGGACGCCGGCACCGACGATCCGCTGAAAGTCGCGGCGAAGATGCGCGAGAAGCCGGTCGAGGATTTCTTCGCCCGCAACGGCAAGATCCGCGAGGACAATCTGATGGTGCACGACCTCTGGCTGGTGCAGGTGAAGACGCCGGAGGAGAGCAAGTACCCGTGGGATTATTACAAGATCCTCACCACGATCTCCGGCGAGAAGGCGTTCGGGCCGCCGGACCCGGCGTGCGCGCTGGTGAAGAAGTGA
- a CDS encoding molybdopterin-binding protein — protein sequence MTQRLPPSLTSLDVALAALLRGVDPLAPVELPVTEAAGCIAAGTPLLPACPSHDVAATDGWALCANDLVGASAYSPLPLLAAPTWVEAGDAIPGGCDCVLDADAVEVSGPLVQVLAEGVPGQGVRRAGSDIADRAPAGRQGHPVSAADLLIARVAGLEKLGVRQPRLRIVNVPDATATAHMIAGIARTAGLDVTTLEAGARDEASIAAVLDASSCDALLTVGGSGVGRQDAAITALTQCGDVLAHGLALQPGRTAAVARVGKVPAVALPGSPDHALAAWFALVLPLIDRLSARQPRRQVTLPLARKIASSVGIAEIALLAREHETWMPIAVGEWPLQAIARADAWLLIPGSHEGFAAGVPVDAYLMRE from the coding sequence ATGACCCAGCGCCTGCCGCCCTCGCTCACATCGCTCGACGTCGCGCTCGCCGCGTTGCTGCGCGGCGTTGATCCGCTTGCGCCGGTGGAATTGCCGGTGACCGAAGCGGCCGGCTGCATCGCGGCGGGCACTCCGCTGCTTCCGGCCTGTCCGTCTCACGACGTTGCCGCCACCGACGGCTGGGCGCTATGCGCCAATGATCTCGTCGGCGCGTCCGCCTATTCACCGCTGCCTCTGCTTGCGGCGCCTACGTGGGTCGAAGCCGGTGACGCGATACCTGGGGGATGCGACTGCGTGCTCGACGCCGATGCAGTCGAGGTGTCGGGGCCGCTCGTGCAGGTGCTGGCCGAGGGCGTGCCCGGGCAGGGCGTCAGGCGCGCCGGCAGCGATATCGCGGACCGCGCGCCTGCCGGGAGACAGGGACATCCGGTCAGTGCAGCCGATCTGCTCATCGCGCGCGTCGCGGGTTTGGAAAAGCTCGGCGTGCGGCAGCCGCGGCTACGCATCGTCAATGTGCCGGACGCGACGGCGACGGCGCATATGATCGCCGGGATCGCGCGCACAGCGGGACTGGACGTGACGACGCTCGAGGCCGGCGCGCGTGACGAAGCATCGATTGCCGCTGTGCTCGATGCCTCCTCCTGCGATGCGCTGCTGACCGTCGGCGGCAGCGGCGTTGGTCGCCAGGATGCCGCCATCACTGCGCTGACCCAGTGCGGCGATGTGCTCGCTCATGGTCTCGCGCTCCAGCCCGGACGCACCGCGGCGGTGGCGCGGGTCGGCAAGGTTCCCGCCGTCGCCTTGCCGGGATCGCCGGATCATGCGCTCGCGGCCTGGTTCGCGCTGGTGCTTCCGTTGATCGATCGTCTGTCGGCGCGGCAGCCGCGCCGACAGGTGACCTTGCCGCTCGCGCGAAAAATCGCATCCAGCGTCGGCATCGCCGAGATCGCGCTGCTCGCAAGGGAACATGAAACATGGATGCCGATTGCGGTCGGCGAGTGGCCGCTCCAGGCGATCGCCCGCGCGGATGCATGGCTGCTCATTCCCGGCAGCCACGAAGGATTTGCGGCGGGCGTGCCGGTCGATGCTTATCTCATGCGGGAGTGA
- a CDS encoding Bug family tripartite tricarboxylate transporter substrate binding protein, producing MLRILRNGFFGLTLLLGLFSVSPPASAAYPDRPVHWMIGFAAGGPVDIVARIMAQALSDRLGQQFIVENRAGSGGNIAAAAAINAAPDGYTLLFVAPNNAISTSLYKKLPFDFLRDTVPVASIMQLTNMLVVSNAFPAKTVQEFIDYCKANPGKISYASSGNGTSVHMSAELFKAMTKCDMIHVPYRGSAIAFPDIISNKVQLIFDNLPSALEQSRGGNVRALGVTSPQRWPTVPDVPAIAETVPGFESVGFYGISAPKGTPSEVIEILNKAVGEALKDPKVIARLTENGGIPKPMAPAEFGKLVADETEKWRKVVEFAGVSVD from the coding sequence ATGTTGCGAATTTTGCGTAACGGTTTTTTCGGGCTCACACTTCTCTTAGGTCTTTTCAGCGTCTCCCCTCCCGCCTCCGCCGCCTACCCCGACCGCCCCGTGCACTGGATGATCGGCTTTGCCGCCGGCGGCCCGGTCGACATCGTGGCGCGAATTATGGCGCAGGCGCTGTCTGATCGCCTCGGCCAGCAGTTCATCGTCGAGAACCGCGCCGGCTCCGGCGGCAATATCGCGGCCGCGGCTGCGATCAACGCAGCCCCCGATGGCTACACGCTGCTGTTCGTCGCGCCCAACAACGCGATCTCGACCTCGCTGTACAAGAAGCTGCCGTTCGACTTCCTGCGCGACACCGTGCCGGTGGCGAGCATCATGCAGCTCACCAACATGCTGGTCGTCTCCAACGCGTTTCCGGCCAAGACGGTCCAGGAGTTCATCGACTATTGCAAGGCCAATCCCGGCAAGATCTCCTATGCCTCATCCGGCAACGGCACCTCGGTGCACATGTCGGCCGAGCTGTTCAAGGCGATGACCAAGTGCGACATGATCCACGTGCCCTATCGCGGCTCGGCGATCGCCTTCCCCGACATCATCTCCAACAAGGTGCAGCTGATCTTCGACAATTTGCCCTCCGCGCTCGAGCAGTCGCGCGGCGGCAATGTCCGCGCCCTTGGTGTGACCTCGCCGCAGCGCTGGCCGACCGTGCCTGATGTGCCGGCGATCGCCGAGACCGTGCCCGGCTTCGAATCGGTCGGCTTCTACGGCATCTCCGCGCCCAAGGGCACGCCGAGCGAGGTGATCGAGATCCTCAACAAGGCTGTCGGCGAAGCGCTGAAGGACCCGAAGGTGATCGCGCGGCTGACCGAGAATGGCGGCATCCCCAAGCCCATGGCGCCCGCAGAGTTCGGCAAGCTGGTCGCCGACGAGACCGAGAAGTGGCGCAAAGTGGTGGAGTTCGCCGGGGTCTCGGTCGACTAG
- a CDS encoding TAXI family TRAP transporter solute-binding subunit: MRFAILLLAAVLPLGPAVAQTGGKAISSTTLSLGTATPGGGFPLYGNAFAEVMNAADPQITIAPRNTKGSNENIPLLEKGELDLALVAGEPAYEAFAGIGRAPVRLKILTAIYSNPGMFVVRADSPYKTIADLVGQPVAFGAKGSGLPILARYVLDGLGLKQDEDFKAIYLDRAGDGPAMVEDSRVAALWGAGIGWPGFAAVASSAAGARFIAPSAEEIARIRAKHAFLKPLTVPAGSYPKQSEPIASLGSWSFVLTREDLPDDVAYRLAKTLHGVEATFCKQLAQACETTAANTVAAAPKAELIHPGVMKYFREIGVMK; encoded by the coding sequence ATGAGATTCGCAATTCTCCTTCTCGCAGCGGTGCTGCCCCTCGGCCCCGCCGTTGCTCAAACCGGAGGCAAGGCCATTTCGAGCACGACACTCAGCCTCGGCACCGCGACGCCGGGCGGCGGCTTCCCGCTTTATGGCAATGCCTTTGCCGAGGTGATGAACGCGGCTGATCCGCAAATCACCATCGCGCCGCGCAACACCAAGGGCAGCAACGAGAACATTCCGCTGCTGGAGAAGGGCGAGCTCGATCTCGCCTTGGTCGCGGGCGAGCCGGCCTATGAGGCCTTTGCCGGCATCGGCCGCGCGCCCGTGCGGCTGAAGATCTTGACGGCGATCTATTCCAACCCCGGCATGTTCGTGGTGCGGGCGGACAGTCCCTACAAGACGATTGCCGATCTCGTCGGACAGCCGGTCGCGTTCGGCGCCAAGGGCTCGGGCCTGCCGATCCTGGCGCGCTATGTGCTCGATGGCCTTGGCCTCAAGCAGGACGAGGACTTCAAGGCCATCTATCTCGACCGCGCCGGTGACGGCCCTGCGATGGTCGAGGACAGCCGCGTGGCCGCACTCTGGGGCGCCGGCATCGGCTGGCCCGGCTTTGCCGCGGTGGCGTCGAGCGCAGCAGGCGCGCGCTTCATCGCGCCCAGCGCGGAGGAGATCGCGCGCATCCGCGCCAAGCATGCGTTCCTGAAACCGCTCACGGTGCCGGCGGGCTCCTATCCGAAGCAGAGCGAGCCGATCGCCTCGCTCGGCTCCTGGAGTTTCGTCCTCACCCGCGAGGACCTGCCCGACGATGTCGCCTATCGCCTGGCGAAGACGCTGCACGGCGTCGAGGCCACCTTCTGCAAGCAGCTCGCGCAGGCCTGCGAGACCACGGCCGCGAACACGGTGGCGGCCGCGCCGAAGGCGGAGCTGATCCATCCGGGTGTGATGAAGTATTTTCGCGAGATCGGGGTGATGAAATAG
- a CDS encoding helix-turn-helix transcriptional regulator: MEFLTTSEAADYLRLGERKLYELVTNGAIPCTKVTGKWLFPRHELDLWVLSGLARPAGMLIAEPPPVVGGSQDELLDWGLRESGSGLGSMSEGSARGLERLQRDEVMAAAVHFHSLDADGNLAADASATALRDAPDLHDAVLVAFVRREQGLVLSPGNPKRLRGLADVLALGARMAMRQQGTGAQMLLDVLLKRAGASTRDVHRVETPALTGPDLAEIVRAGQADCGVATRAAARSAGLDFVPLVWENFDLAMRQRSYFRPAMQALIRFLNERRLRQRAEELTGYDPSPAGQIRFAA, from the coding sequence ATGGAATTCCTGACGACCAGCGAAGCCGCCGACTATCTCCGGCTCGGCGAACGCAAGCTCTACGAACTCGTCACCAACGGCGCGATCCCCTGCACCAAGGTGACCGGCAAGTGGCTCTTCCCGCGGCACGAGCTCGACCTCTGGGTGCTGTCGGGCCTCGCGCGTCCCGCCGGCATGCTGATCGCGGAGCCGCCGCCGGTCGTGGGCGGCAGCCAGGACGAGCTATTGGATTGGGGCCTGCGCGAATCCGGCTCGGGCTTGGGATCGATGAGCGAGGGCAGCGCGCGCGGGCTCGAGCGCTTGCAGCGCGACGAGGTGATGGCGGCTGCGGTGCACTTCCACAGCCTCGATGCCGACGGCAATCTTGCCGCCGACGCCAGTGCGACGGCGCTGCGCGACGCGCCGGACCTGCATGATGCGGTGCTGGTCGCGTTCGTGCGCCGCGAGCAGGGCCTCGTGCTGTCGCCGGGCAACCCGAAGCGGCTGCGCGGCCTCGCCGACGTGCTCGCGCTCGGCGCCAGGATGGCGATGCGGCAACAGGGCACGGGCGCGCAGATGCTGCTCGACGTGCTGCTCAAGCGCGCCGGCGCCTCGACGCGGGATGTGCACCGGGTCGAGACGCCGGCCCTCACCGGCCCGGACCTCGCCGAGATCGTGCGCGCGGGACAGGCGGACTGCGGCGTCGCGACGCGGGCGGCGGCGCGCTCGGCCGGGCTCGATTTCGTGCCGCTGGTCTGGGAGAATTTCGATCTTGCGATGCGGCAGCGCAGCTATTTCCGCCCCGCCATGCAGGCCCTGATCCGGTTCCTGAACGAACGGCGGCTGCGCCAGCGCGCCGAGGAGCTGACCGGCTACGATCCCTCGCCCGCAGGACAGATCCGCTTCGCAGCCTGA
- a CDS encoding FAD-dependent monooxygenase: MARPLSVAIVGAGMGGLATAAALRRVGVDVMVYEQASQFARIGAGIQIGCNAMKVLRALGLEQRMRSQSFYPRSWNNRDWKSGDIKFDMIFGESAEEKFGAPYLLAHRGDLHAALASAVPDEFVRLNHKLAGLDETGEGVRLSFADGTSAVADAVVGADGVHSTVRDTLFDTAPVRFTGRIAYRTTYPAALLGGAEIDDCTKWWGEDRHIVIYYVKPDRSEVYLVTSQPEPDFRIESWSAKGDVRDLRASFEGFHPQVGHVLAACPDVHKWAIMDRDALERWADGNVTLLGDACHPMTPYMAQGAAMAIEDAAVLSRCLDGVDRDGVADAFRRFEATRKERTTRVQETSRANIWLRERTDTSWVYGYDAWSVPLAA; encoded by the coding sequence ATGGCAAGGCCGCTTTCGGTTGCGATCGTCGGTGCCGGCATGGGTGGGCTCGCGACAGCCGCGGCGCTCAGGCGCGTCGGCGTCGACGTCATGGTCTACGAGCAGGCCTCGCAGTTCGCCCGCATCGGCGCCGGCATCCAGATCGGCTGCAACGCGATGAAGGTGCTGCGCGCACTGGGGCTCGAGCAACGGATGCGCAGCCAGTCGTTCTATCCACGCTCCTGGAATAATCGCGACTGGAAGAGCGGCGACATCAAATTCGACATGATCTTTGGCGAGAGCGCGGAGGAGAAGTTCGGCGCGCCCTATCTGCTCGCCCATCGCGGGGATCTGCATGCGGCGCTGGCGAGCGCCGTGCCGGATGAGTTCGTGAGGCTCAACCACAAGCTGGCCGGTCTCGACGAGACGGGCGAGGGCGTCCGGCTCAGCTTCGCCGACGGCACCAGCGCCGTTGCCGATGCCGTTGTCGGCGCGGACGGCGTGCATTCGACCGTGCGCGATACCCTGTTCGACACCGCGCCGGTCAGGTTCACCGGCCGCATCGCCTATCGCACCACCTATCCGGCAGCGCTGCTCGGCGGCGCAGAGATCGACGACTGCACCAAATGGTGGGGCGAGGACCGCCACATCGTGATCTATTACGTCAAGCCTGATCGCAGCGAGGTCTATCTCGTCACCAGCCAGCCCGAGCCGGATTTCCGCATCGAGTCCTGGTCGGCGAAGGGTGACGTGCGCGATCTGCGCGCCTCATTCGAAGGCTTTCATCCGCAGGTCGGTCACGTGCTCGCGGCGTGTCCCGACGTGCACAAATGGGCGATCATGGATCGCGACGCGCTGGAGCGCTGGGCCGACGGCAATGTGACGCTGCTCGGCGATGCCTGCCATCCCATGACGCCCTACATGGCGCAGGGCGCGGCGATGGCCATCGAGGACGCCGCGGTGCTGTCGCGCTGCCTCGACGGCGTCGACCGCGACGGTGTCGCGGACGCATTCCGCCGCTTCGAGGCGACGCGCAAGGAGCGAACGACACGGGTCCAGGAAACCTCGCGTGCCAACATCTGGCTGAGAGAGCGGACCGACACGAGTTGGGTCTACGGCTACGATGCCTGGTCGGTGCCGCTCGCGGCTTGA
- the mobA gene encoding molybdenum cofactor guanylyltransferase MobA, translated as MVTTDIPATQGVLLAGGLARRMGGGDKPMRTISGRTILERVIARLSPQCSGLILNANGDPARFASFGLQVIADDVPGFPGPLAGILAALDWTAANRPDIEWVLSAAGDCPFLPRDLVARLHEARTRENAQLAVAASGDQSHPVIGLWRVALRNELRHALVVEDLRKIDRWTARYPLATVTWPAAPLDPFFNANTVEDIAEAERLAALDDAS; from the coding sequence GTGGTGACGACTGACATTCCCGCCACGCAAGGTGTGTTGCTCGCCGGCGGTCTGGCGCGCCGCATGGGCGGTGGCGACAAGCCTATGCGCACCATCAGCGGCCGCACCATTCTGGAGCGCGTGATCGCGCGCCTTTCACCCCAGTGCAGCGGATTGATCCTGAACGCCAACGGCGATCCCGCGCGTTTCGCTTCGTTCGGCTTGCAGGTCATCGCCGACGACGTGCCCGGCTTCCCCGGCCCGCTCGCCGGCATTCTGGCCGCGCTCGACTGGACCGCTGCGAACCGTCCTGACATCGAGTGGGTGCTCAGCGCTGCCGGCGACTGCCCGTTCCTGCCGCGCGATCTCGTCGCGCGCCTGCACGAGGCGCGAACACGGGAGAACGCCCAGCTCGCGGTCGCCGCATCCGGCGATCAGTCGCATCCGGTGATCGGATTGTGGCGCGTCGCCTTGCGCAACGAGCTCCGGCACGCGCTGGTCGTCGAGGACCTCCGCAAGATCGACCGCTGGACCGCGCGCTATCCGCTCGCGACGGTGACCTGGCCGGCCGCGCCGCTCGATCCGTTCTTCAATGCCAACACGGTCGAGGACATCGCCGAGGCCGAGCGGCTGGCGGCGCTGGATGACGCGTCGTAG
- a CDS encoding substrate-binding domain-containing protein, producing the protein MAVRRLSALLALLCGLAAGVVASSAEDRAIVLATTASTQESGLLDYLLPIFRDRTGIDVTVIARRADEVLDGARRGEADVVLMHARPQEEKFVADGFASKRYDVMYNDYLLIGPKSDPAGVKGKDIATALKAIEAKGAPFVTRGDRSGTHAAELALWIVAGIDIASAKGAWYREARQGMNAALEAARAANGYVLSDRGSWIAFKERGDLDIVVEGDKRLLNQYGVMLVNPEKFPDVKKELGQAFVDWLTSPEGQTAIAGYKVDGQQLFFPNADRSGG; encoded by the coding sequence ATGGCCGTTCGCCGCCTGTCCGCTCTGCTTGCGCTTCTCTGCGGCCTTGCCGCAGGCGTCGTGGCGTCGTCCGCGGAGGACCGCGCGATCGTGCTGGCGACGACGGCATCGACGCAGGAGTCCGGCCTGCTCGACTATCTCCTGCCGATCTTCCGCGACAGGACCGGCATCGACGTCACGGTGATTGCGCGGCGCGCCGATGAGGTGCTCGACGGCGCGCGACGGGGCGAAGCCGACGTGGTGCTGATGCATGCGCGGCCGCAGGAGGAGAAATTCGTCGCCGACGGTTTTGCATCGAAACGCTACGACGTGATGTACAACGACTATCTGCTGATCGGCCCGAAGAGCGACCCCGCCGGCGTGAAGGGCAAGGACATCGCGACCGCGCTGAAGGCGATCGAGGCCAAGGGCGCGCCGTTCGTGACGCGCGGCGATCGCTCGGGCACCCACGCAGCCGAGCTCGCGCTGTGGATCGTCGCCGGCATCGACATCGCAAGTGCCAAGGGCGCCTGGTATCGCGAGGCGAGGCAAGGCATGAACGCGGCACTCGAGGCCGCGCGCGCTGCGAATGGCTATGTGCTGTCCGACCGCGGTAGCTGGATCGCCTTCAAGGAGCGCGGCGATCTCGACATCGTCGTCGAAGGCGACAAGCGGCTGCTCAACCAGTACGGCGTGATGCTGGTCAATCCTGAAAAATTCCCGGACGTGAAGAAGGAGCTGGGGCAGGCCTTTGTCGACTGGCTGACCTCACCGGAGGGACAGACCGCGATCGCCGGCTACAAGGTCGACGGACAGCAGCTGTTTTTTCCGAATGCCGACAGGTCAGGCGGCTGA
- the fdhD gene encoding formate dehydrogenase accessory sulfurtransferase FdhD, which produces MMKIDKAPVPLIVPNPDDPRLTQSVTGTDQTGAQVEIKVPMERPLTLYLNAQEIVTMMTIGDYPEYLALGYLLNQNMLKYNDAVTEVEYDDDLQVVVVRTEHHTNFEAKLKKRTQTSGCAQGTAFGDLLEAVESVALPKAELRTSWLYQMTQTINTMPSLYLEAGAIHGCVLCKEGEPLCYTEDVGRHNAVDKIAGWMYRHGVDASDKILYTTGRLTSEMVIKTVRMGIPILVSRSGFTAWGVDLARQVGLTLVGRTRGKRFIVLAGEERIVYDQNLAYVEEESAKHKRKGEGGDD; this is translated from the coding sequence ATGATGAAGATCGACAAAGCCCCGGTACCCCTGATCGTCCCCAACCCGGACGACCCGCGCCTGACCCAGAGCGTGACCGGGACCGACCAGACCGGCGCCCAGGTCGAGATCAAGGTGCCGATGGAACGGCCGCTGACGCTCTACCTGAATGCCCAGGAGATCGTCACCATGATGACGATCGGCGACTATCCGGAATACCTGGCGCTCGGCTATCTGCTGAACCAGAACATGCTGAAATATAATGACGCCGTCACCGAGGTCGAATACGACGACGACCTCCAGGTGGTCGTGGTGCGCACCGAGCACCACACCAATTTCGAGGCCAAGCTGAAGAAGCGCACGCAGACCTCGGGCTGCGCGCAGGGCACGGCCTTCGGCGATCTGTTGGAGGCGGTCGAGAGCGTCGCGCTGCCGAAGGCCGAGCTGCGTACCTCCTGGCTCTACCAGATGACGCAGACCATCAACACCATGCCCTCGCTTTATCTCGAGGCTGGCGCGATCCACGGCTGCGTGCTGTGCAAGGAAGGCGAGCCGCTCTGCTACACCGAGGACGTCGGGCGCCACAACGCCGTCGACAAGATCGCGGGCTGGATGTACCGCCACGGCGTCGATGCCAGCGACAAGATCCTCTACACCACGGGACGCCTCACCTCGGAGATGGTGATCAAGACGGTACGCATGGGCATTCCGATCCTGGTGTCGCGCTCCGGCTTCACCGCCTGGGGTGTCGATCTCGCAAGACAGGTTGGCCTGACGCTGGTTGGCCGCACCCGCGGGAAGCGCTTCATCGTGCTCGCAGGCGAAGAGCGGATCGTCTACGATCAGAACCTCGCTTACGTCGAGGAGGAATCGGCCAAGCACAAGCGCAAGGGTGAAGGTGGTGACGACTGA